GAGGCCGCGTAAAAAAACTAATGTCTCGAAGATTTCGGCCTGGTCCGGAGTCGAATTCAGAGCGGGGAAACCACAGCAATTCCGCGAGCCAATCGATCCAGGGCTCCTGATCTGACCAGCCGTTGCACTGCATCTCCAACCATGTCCTGACGTTGGTCCGGAAGTCGAAAAACGACGATCCCAGCGTGGGTTCCCACGGGATACTTCTGCACGTTTGCAAACTCGGTGTCGAACGTGATGAGAATACGTTCCTCTTGAGTGACGACGCGAAGCAGCTCGACATCACTAGCTCCGGACATTCCCTGTACGTAAACACTTGCCACATCGTGCCCAGCATCCTTAAAGATTCCCAGGGCATGCTGAGGGATGTTCTCGTCGAGCTTTATCTTCACTCTTGGGTTTCGGTTCGCAGCGGCTGTTCCTCTTCTTCATGGGCCAGCCAGGCGGCGTACCCGATGGCTGCGCGGATATCACTATCTTTGAGCGATGGAAATTGGCGCAGTATCTCTGCGTCGGACTCCCCCGATTGGAGAGAGTCCAGGATAGTGGAGACCAGAACCCGTGTACCTTTGATGCACGGCTTCCCGTGGCAAATCTTCGGGTTTGTAGAAACCCGATCGTGCCAGTTTAACTCTTTCATTGAGAATGGGATTATATCAATGAACCTATCGAAACAACAACCCGCGTCGAGGCGGCGTAGACTTGTGATAGAATCCCCACATGGGTCCCAAAAGGAAACGGCGGATCACCGCTCGCAAAATCACTCTGGGCGAGGATGACGGATCGTTTGACCGGTCGTTCTGGCAGCAACTTTCTCCCGCGGAAAAAATGATTCAAACTTGGCAACTCTCAAAAATGCACTGGGAAATTCACCGAAAGGGTTCTTTTGAACCAGGACTTCCTCGACGTATTGCGCGAGTTATTAGGGACTGAATCGCGCTTCTTGGTGGTCGGAGCCTTTGCCCTA
Above is a window of Bdellovibrionota bacterium DNA encoding:
- a CDS encoding DUF5615 family PIN-like protein → MKIKLDENIPQHALGIFKDAGHDVASVYVQGMSGASDVELLRVVTQEERILITFDTEFANVQKYPVGTHAGIVVFRLPDQRQDMVGDAVQRLVRSGALDRLARGIAVVSPL
- a CDS encoding DUF433 domain-containing protein; its protein translation is MKELNWHDRVSTNPKICHGKPCIKGTRVLVSTILDSLQSGESDAEILRQFPSLKDSDIRAAIGYAAWLAHEEEEQPLRTETQE